One genomic window of Haloarcula pelagica includes the following:
- a CDS encoding HalOD1 output domain-containing protein gives MSQPETSVSVRVVEAVARARGADPQALPPLQNAIEAEAMDAMYTHASADSAERTPPTILFSYAGYEVRVRSATDIEVREPTVESAGSTET, from the coding sequence ATGAGTCAACCAGAGACTTCTGTCAGTGTTCGCGTCGTCGAGGCGGTCGCACGAGCCAGGGGAGCTGATCCGCAGGCACTGCCACCGCTTCAAAACGCGATTGAAGCTGAGGCAATGGATGCGATGTACACACACGCGAGCGCTGATTCGGCGGAGCGGACCCCCCCGACGATTCTGTTCTCGTATGCAGGGTATGAGGTCCGGGTCCGGTCGGCCACCGATATCGAGGTCCGAGAGCCGACCGTCGAATCCGCTGGCTCGACCGAGACTTAA
- a CDS encoding bacterio-opsin activator domain-containing protein, which yields MATEATFTVPPDEFPLGSIFASVPGVTVELERIVPRKGVIIPYFWVRGVDVEDVEAAFSTHPGVKAIRLIDSVEDEYLLRVEWNPKYEGILSTLGETEIPLITAIGTNDQWTFEVRGDQRSDIATFQQRCRERDIQVTLTALHALTPVETTTEAALTDPQLEALVLAYERGYFNSPRDVTMAELGEELGISQQAIASRLRRGIRQILGQTLTALEGEGPRHK from the coding sequence ATGGCTACCGAGGCGACGTTTACGGTCCCGCCCGACGAGTTCCCCTTGGGGTCGATCTTCGCGTCTGTGCCGGGCGTGACGGTCGAACTGGAGCGCATCGTCCCGCGCAAGGGCGTGATCATTCCGTACTTCTGGGTCCGAGGTGTCGATGTCGAGGACGTCGAGGCAGCCTTCTCGACACATCCCGGCGTGAAGGCTATTCGATTGATAGACTCCGTCGAAGACGAATACCTCCTGCGCGTTGAGTGGAACCCGAAGTACGAGGGGATACTCAGCACGCTCGGCGAGACGGAGATACCGCTCATCACGGCGATCGGGACGAACGACCAGTGGACCTTCGAGGTCCGCGGAGACCAGCGAAGCGATATCGCCACGTTTCAGCAGCGGTGCCGGGAACGCGACATCCAGGTGACGCTGACAGCCCTGCACGCGCTGACGCCGGTCGAGACTACCACCGAGGCCGCACTCACCGACCCCCAGCTGGAGGCGCTGGTGCTGGCCTACGAACGTGGATATTTCAACTCACCGCGCGACGTGACGATGGCCGAACTGGGAGAAGAACTCGGAATCTCACAACAGGCGATCGCTTCTCGCCTCCGGCGTGGTATCCGCCAGATTCTCGGTCAGACACTCACCGCCCTGGAGGGTGAAGGCCCGCGGCATAAATAA
- a CDS encoding ParA family protein: MTFRVTISMQKGGVGKSTTSINTAGALNARGHDVLVVDADPQGGATLKMGLREEYRSGEFALFDVLSDMGDLTYDDLDRLIIDSAEFDIVPSHLKNFNLEKYLYSEAGGHESLRKAVDRLDTDYDFIVIDSPPNLGPLSDGALIAAENVLFPSHPNTIARDSLEILFEEIDTIEAKFDQYSITTLGAVLNEVPSQGNVAREVEEWFFETFGEDHVFDVPERDVVEHAIEYRTSIFEYDPEDAGYPWDDGPQQDVIAAYDRIADHLEQYQ; this comes from the coding sequence ATGACGTTTAGAGTTACAATATCAATGCAGAAGGGCGGCGTTGGAAAGTCGACTACCAGTATCAATACCGCAGGGGCGCTGAATGCCAGAGGCCACGATGTTCTCGTCGTCGACGCTGACCCACAAGGGGGTGCAACACTCAAAATGGGGCTTCGAGAGGAGTACCGGTCTGGTGAGTTTGCGTTGTTTGACGTTCTCAGCGATATGGGCGATCTCACGTATGATGATTTAGACCGGTTAATTATCGACTCTGCAGAGTTCGATATCGTCCCAAGCCACCTCAAGAACTTCAACCTCGAAAAATACCTGTACTCCGAAGCTGGTGGTCACGAATCTTTGCGAAAGGCCGTAGATAGGCTGGACACAGATTACGATTTCATCGTCATTGACAGTCCGCCGAACCTCGGCCCACTCTCTGATGGGGCACTAATAGCAGCTGAAAACGTCCTGTTCCCGAGTCATCCCAATACGATTGCGCGAGACAGTCTCGAGATACTGTTCGAGGAGATAGATACAATCGAGGCGAAATTCGACCAGTACAGTATCACGACGCTTGGAGCCGTACTCAATGAAGTTCCGTCTCAAGGTAATGTAGCTCGTGAAGTCGAGGAGTGGTTCTTCGAGACCTTTGGTGAAGACCATGTTTTCGATGTTCCTGAACGCGACGTCGTGGAACACGCGATAGAATATCGGACATCGATATTCGAATACGACCCTGAAGATGCTGGATACCCATGGGACGACGGTCCTCAGCAGGATGTGATCGCAGCGTACGACCGTATCGCAGATCACCTGGAGCAGTACCAATGA
- a CDS encoding DUF7344 domain-containing protein, with protein MNDNAFNALAHKQRRTFLLDFLESNSQDVKVNSSTGASALTDVEKHAHIMMYHTHLPKLEDYGYIEWDRPANEVFKGPQFGEIQPLLEWVDDHGEHSNHP; from the coding sequence ATGAACGACAACGCCTTCAACGCGCTCGCACACAAACAGCGGCGTACATTCCTGCTCGATTTTCTCGAATCGAATTCGCAGGATGTGAAGGTTAACTCATCCACGGGAGCGTCAGCACTGACAGACGTCGAGAAACACGCGCACATAATGATGTACCACACGCATCTGCCCAAACTCGAAGACTACGGCTACATCGAGTGGGACAGGCCCGCCAACGAAGTCTTCAAAGGACCGCAGTTCGGTGAGATTCAGCCACTTCTTGAATGGGTGGATGACCATGGGGAACACTCAAACCACCCGTGA
- a CDS encoding helix-turn-helix domain-containing protein, which yields MSLFVNVGLSVPAIPPGGVVPIQTDVTLELERVVPTASATHFLWLVGENHQQFFEGLRGESTVESITVLDEFDDRLFVRLHWTALENPFLDLLDESDVVLVEARGTADGWEATLRFPDEAALRTFYEASEQRGLGVELRAINGSRIDESGDMDALSPVQRETLEAAFRAGYFDVPRSITIAELAAQLDRSEQAVSEALRRAMANYLQTTLQQGDTSEADADDEGEASDATYCTDTDTNGDG from the coding sequence ATGAGTCTCTTCGTCAACGTGGGTCTCTCGGTACCCGCTATCCCGCCCGGTGGTGTCGTTCCAATCCAAACGGACGTGACACTCGAACTCGAACGAGTCGTGCCGACGGCAAGCGCAACACACTTTCTTTGGCTCGTCGGCGAGAACCACCAGCAATTTTTCGAGGGCCTCCGAGGCGAGTCTACTGTCGAGTCGATCACTGTACTCGACGAGTTCGACGACCGGCTGTTCGTTCGCCTCCACTGGACGGCCCTCGAGAATCCGTTTCTCGACCTGCTCGACGAGAGTGACGTGGTCCTCGTGGAAGCACGGGGAACGGCGGATGGGTGGGAGGCTACACTCCGATTTCCCGACGAAGCGGCACTCAGAACCTTCTACGAGGCCAGCGAACAGCGTGGACTCGGGGTCGAACTCCGTGCGATCAACGGTTCACGAATCGACGAGTCTGGGGACATGGACGCGCTCTCCCCCGTGCAACGGGAGACGCTCGAGGCCGCCTTCAGGGCCGGGTACTTCGACGTGCCACGGTCGATTACGATCGCCGAACTCGCAGCGCAACTCGACCGCTCAGAGCAAGCGGTCTCCGAAGCACTCCGGCGAGCGATGGCGAACTACCTGCAGACGACGCTGCAACAGGGAGACACTAGTGAGGCTGACGCTGACGACGAGGGCGAGGCGAGCGACGCCACATACTGCACGGATACCGACACTAACGGCGACGGCTGA
- a CDS encoding DUF6610 family protein, with protein MASSLDSRDDSLSSHSPTQECTGRQAAPDIGDEISRARSAEYVAFLSRHPFATDAFEAGFVTGVREDCSLQTGALRNVDIPILMLDNDFKNPNLERYVSRFREIEPEIGVVGDARSAEEAYITVDAVRKLKTEYPDSTLIIVPKCHEAIDIIGSADVPGTEIVLGYSMGYSDILASDFSDYSDWRGRRVHLLGASPTKQWEVIQLLTSPTLFGDPPADIVGLDWNGAHKVAYMGESWSREGWQRSDHLSIRETVKKSLREMRMFWKERGVWPREGTTPVDRLGQAVQVPDDEVFANGMHISEVGDYEGPDDWEDRLDPEDDETLPLEHAIVNQYTDGSIRAFRSETERAFIEYHEGLITS; from the coding sequence ATGGCAAGTTCATTAGATTCCCGAGATGATTCTCTGAGTTCGCATAGCCCAACTCAGGAATGTACAGGGCGGCAGGCTGCACCGGACATCGGCGATGAGATCTCCCGAGCCCGCAGCGCGGAGTACGTGGCGTTCCTGTCTCGACACCCGTTCGCGACGGACGCATTTGAAGCAGGCTTCGTGACTGGGGTCCGTGAAGACTGTAGCCTGCAAACAGGGGCCCTTCGAAACGTCGACATCCCGATACTGATGTTAGATAACGACTTCAAAAATCCTAATCTAGAACGGTACGTCTCGCGATTTCGGGAGATCGAGCCTGAAATTGGGGTGGTCGGGGACGCTCGTTCAGCGGAGGAAGCATACATCACTGTTGACGCGGTCCGTAAGCTGAAAACAGAGTATCCAGACTCAACGCTCATCATAGTCCCAAAATGCCACGAAGCAATCGATATCATCGGTTCCGCCGACGTACCGGGCACGGAGATTGTACTGGGCTACTCGATGGGATATTCAGATATCCTGGCCTCTGACTTCTCGGACTACTCGGACTGGCGTGGACGGCGTGTACACCTGCTAGGAGCAAGCCCGACCAAACAGTGGGAGGTGATTCAGCTACTGACATCGCCAACGCTGTTCGGCGATCCACCTGCAGACATCGTCGGGTTAGATTGGAACGGTGCGCACAAAGTCGCCTACATGGGTGAGTCTTGGAGTCGAGAAGGCTGGCAACGAAGCGACCATCTCTCCATCAGGGAAACCGTGAAGAAGAGCCTTCGTGAGATGCGCATGTTCTGGAAAGAACGCGGTGTCTGGCCTCGTGAGGGGACGACCCCAGTTGACCGTTTAGGTCAAGCCGTCCAGGTGCCAGACGATGAGGTGTTTGCAAACGGAATGCACATCTCTGAAGTGGGTGACTACGAGGGCCCAGATGATTGGGAGGACCGACTTGACCCCGAAGACGATGAGACGCTACCACTCGAACATGCAATCGTCAACCAGTATACTGATGGCAGTATACGGGCATTTCGCTCGGAAACCGAGCGGGCATTCATCGAATACCACGAGGGCTTGATTACGTCATAG
- a CDS encoding helix-turn-helix domain-containing protein, whose product MALEESEFVDEVTIVDSSQSETLFRVVWNNDVDGLFGLIRDTDAALLEAEGLGDDWVFRMRFSERESLSEFYQACIQKGLTPDLEEVNSPFSSADTSSFGVSEPQREVLLAALEKGYFDVPREINLTNLAEDLDISDTAASQRIRRGMNTLLSGTLASREKRDLDSDDE is encoded by the coding sequence GTGGCACTCGAAGAGTCCGAGTTCGTCGACGAGGTAACGATTGTCGATTCCTCACAGTCAGAAACGCTGTTTCGCGTCGTGTGGAACAACGATGTCGATGGATTATTTGGACTTATCCGCGATACTGACGCTGCACTGTTAGAAGCCGAGGGCCTGGGTGACGACTGGGTCTTCCGGATGCGGTTCTCCGAGCGTGAGTCACTTTCCGAGTTCTATCAGGCCTGCATCCAGAAGGGATTGACACCAGACTTAGAAGAAGTGAACAGCCCGTTCAGCTCAGCCGATACCAGCAGTTTCGGCGTCAGCGAGCCCCAGAGAGAGGTACTTCTCGCCGCCTTGGAGAAAGGGTACTTCGACGTTCCCCGGGAGATCAACCTTACCAACCTGGCCGAGGATCTGGACATCTCGGATACGGCAGCGTCACAGCGCATCAGGCGCGGAATGAACACGTTGCTGTCTGGCACGCTCGCTTCCCGTGAGAAGCGAGATCTGGACAGTGACGACGAGTAG
- a CDS encoding RNA-guided endonuclease InsQ/TnpB family protein, which translates to MEVRRTVPVSLDVDSDDAVLLEDTVDTFLWSAQYVVDHAFKGEYVTTSKTTLDDETYDDVREKTDNFNGGLVQAARNKAAEACKSVVARWKNGKKASKPTFTSPHVVYDHRTATFHDEYVSLATTDGRIEADYVLPDEDSDTPHSEYLFSDEYETTGAELHYRNGRWVIHIHCKKEVESDTSEKATPENGTVLGVDLGVNNLAVTSTGTFWTGNEFDHWRREYQKRRGSLQQCGTRWAHENVQSVGRQEEGRFKLMVHRISNELVAEARENECTVIAFEDLTDIRERTGASWGHKWAFKRLYEYVEYKAEEYGITVKQVDPENTSRRCSHCGFTHPDNRDGEGFECLKCEYQNHADYNAAKNIGLRYLRRNQTGGDGGAPLGVRLNSGTLNVNGGYSPAEESARTGVHAESHDFSRG; encoded by the coding sequence ATGGAAGTGCGGCGTACCGTCCCCGTTTCACTCGACGTGGACAGCGACGACGCCGTACTCCTCGAAGACACCGTAGACACATTCCTCTGGTCGGCTCAATACGTCGTAGACCACGCCTTCAAAGGCGAGTACGTTACTACCAGCAAGACAACGCTAGATGACGAAACCTACGACGACGTGCGCGAGAAGACAGACAACTTCAACGGTGGACTTGTCCAAGCAGCGCGGAACAAAGCAGCGGAAGCCTGCAAAAGCGTCGTCGCACGCTGGAAAAATGGGAAGAAAGCCAGCAAACCCACATTCACCAGTCCACACGTCGTCTACGACCACCGAACTGCCACGTTCCACGACGAGTACGTGAGTCTCGCCACTACAGACGGTCGCATCGAAGCTGACTACGTGCTACCCGACGAGGACAGTGACACGCCGCACTCCGAATACCTGTTTTCAGACGAGTACGAAACCACGGGTGCGGAATTGCACTACCGCAACGGCAGATGGGTAATTCACATCCACTGTAAAAAGGAAGTGGAGTCTGACACGTCGGAGAAGGCAACACCTGAGAACGGAACGGTTCTCGGGGTTGACCTCGGCGTGAACAACCTCGCCGTCACTTCGACGGGCACGTTCTGGACGGGCAACGAGTTCGACCACTGGCGCAGAGAATACCAAAAACGACGTGGCTCGCTTCAACAGTGCGGAACGCGATGGGCGCACGAGAATGTCCAGTCCGTTGGACGGCAAGAGGAAGGACGGTTCAAGTTGATGGTCCACCGCATCAGCAACGAACTCGTCGCTGAAGCTCGTGAGAACGAGTGTACGGTCATCGCCTTCGAGGACTTAACCGACATCCGTGAGCGCACTGGTGCGTCGTGGGGACACAAGTGGGCGTTCAAACGCTTGTACGAGTACGTCGAGTACAAGGCCGAGGAGTACGGCATCACTGTGAAGCAAGTTGACCCTGAGAACACGAGTCGACGTTGCTCGCACTGCGGGTTCACCCATCCTGATAACCGTGATGGTGAGGGCTTCGAGTGTCTGAAGTGTGAGTACCAGAACCACGCAGACTACAACGCGGCGAAAAACATCGGATTGCGGTATCTCCGTCGCAACCAAACTGGCGGCGACGGAGGCGCACCCTTGGGCGTGCGCTTGAACAGCGGGACGCTGAACGTGAACGGAGGCTATTCTCCTGCCGAGGAATCGGCCAGAACGGGAGTCCACGCTGAATCCCACGACTTCAGTCGTGGGTAG
- a CDS encoding tyrosine-type recombinase/integrase, whose amino-acid sequence MPSKPNTGSGDTETGAIAISSVVEDYLLDKGKGRDGESGNYRRHAEREIDRFLEFLSGRPGSPATFEELSVADLREYARYLSRQGWAEGTIKNYYAHVSGFLGWAAREGHLAENPAQRTRAKEPLPEDTGRKSGEQQAWSREHREQLLSYVDEQAHNAIDAISDDRKAAIKDGRNRALVNLLCFSGVRGAEILADVDDGRRGRDGLRWSDLSLADNSLQVLAKKQRWDDRALPEPAVPSLERLNQILDPPSDDWPVFPSLSYSTLVQDFSNSLLERGYDTEEIEEIRLEKVSEGEISMIELCAEYGVAPSAMTTHGGRDVMKRLTDRAGIELDDDTHGYLAPHGARRAAGEVMVRKYGHGEAARLLDNSEQVVREHYSHIEAGELADLAAEAFDEAPQSDNQDSTE is encoded by the coding sequence ATGCCATCTAAGCCAAACACGGGGTCCGGCGATACTGAGACGGGTGCCATCGCCATCTCCTCCGTGGTCGAGGACTATTTGCTCGACAAGGGAAAGGGGCGGGACGGCGAGAGTGGAAACTATCGACGACACGCGGAGCGTGAGATAGACCGATTCCTGGAGTTTCTCTCTGGCCGGCCCGGTTCTCCTGCAACTTTTGAGGAGCTATCTGTCGCTGACCTTCGTGAGTACGCTCGATACCTCTCTCGTCAGGGCTGGGCTGAAGGTACCATCAAGAACTACTACGCGCACGTTTCGGGCTTCTTGGGATGGGCAGCTCGGGAAGGACACCTTGCAGAGAACCCCGCCCAGCGCACTCGGGCCAAGGAACCGCTGCCAGAAGATACGGGACGAAAATCGGGTGAGCAACAGGCGTGGTCCCGTGAGCACCGGGAACAGTTGCTCTCATATGTCGACGAGCAGGCGCACAACGCGATCGACGCTATCAGTGATGACCGCAAAGCCGCGATCAAAGACGGCCGAAACCGAGCATTGGTCAATTTGCTCTGCTTTTCCGGTGTTCGCGGTGCCGAGATTCTTGCTGACGTCGACGACGGCCGCCGTGGTCGAGATGGCCTACGATGGTCCGACCTTTCGCTTGCGGATAACAGTCTCCAGGTGCTCGCGAAGAAGCAGCGGTGGGATGACCGAGCACTTCCAGAACCCGCTGTACCGTCTCTGGAACGGTTGAATCAGATTCTGGACCCACCATCTGATGATTGGCCTGTCTTCCCTTCGCTCTCGTATTCAACGCTCGTTCAGGACTTCTCTAACAGTCTACTGGAGAGAGGGTATGATACCGAAGAAATAGAAGAAATACGCCTTGAAAAGGTCTCTGAAGGTGAAATCTCGATGATAGAACTCTGTGCCGAGTACGGGGTAGCACCCTCCGCGATGACGACGCATGGCGGTCGCGACGTCATGAAGCGTCTCACTGACCGAGCGGGAATTGAATTAGACGATGACACCCACGGATATCTCGCTCCCCATGGGGCTCGTCGAGCGGCTGGCGAAGTAATGGTCCGAAAATACGGACATGGTGAAGCTGCCCGACTGCTGGACAACTCTGAACAGGTTGTCCGTGAGCACTACTCACATATCGAGGCCGGAGAGCTCGCTGATCTCGCTGCTGAAGCCTTCGACGAAGCCCCACAATCGGATAATCAAGATTCTACTGAGTAG
- a CDS encoding bacterio-opsin activator domain-containing protein, whose translation MSVLATVELPADAFVLDSALSENPGIRVRLERVIPVGSTFIPYFWASDDSIDAIEAALQVDDDIDSFEILDSTDGETLVRAEWAEDIDGVLDALATADGSIIEGVGEANTWTFSFRFRNHDDLSSFYRACVDRDIRIDIQSIHNPGIPETFGLGFDITEAQREALMTALEAGYYDVPRNINLTDLAAELGLSDTATKQRISRGTAALLRATLTHGQEETTDDTKPTAEDT comes from the coding sequence ATGAGTGTCCTCGCAACCGTTGAACTCCCGGCGGATGCGTTCGTCCTCGACTCGGCACTCAGCGAGAATCCGGGCATTCGCGTTCGCCTCGAACGGGTCATCCCCGTCGGGTCGACGTTCATCCCGTACTTCTGGGCATCGGACGACAGTATCGACGCTATCGAAGCCGCGCTCCAAGTAGACGACGATATCGATTCCTTCGAAATTCTCGATTCGACCGACGGTGAGACGCTCGTTCGTGCCGAGTGGGCTGAGGACATCGATGGGGTCCTCGATGCACTGGCAACGGCAGATGGGTCGATCATCGAAGGAGTCGGGGAAGCCAACACCTGGACGTTCTCGTTTCGTTTTCGCAACCACGACGACCTCTCTTCGTTCTATCGTGCGTGTGTCGACCGCGATATACGGATCGATATTCAGTCCATCCACAACCCTGGAATCCCCGAGACTTTCGGGCTCGGGTTCGACATCACCGAGGCACAGCGAGAGGCGCTCATGACCGCACTCGAAGCGGGGTATTACGACGTGCCCCGGAACATCAACCTCACCGACCTCGCTGCTGAACTGGGGCTCTCGGACACAGCGACGAAACAGCGAATCTCACGAGGCACCGCAGCCCTCCTCAGAGCGACGCTCACCCACGGCCAGGAGGAGACGACTGACGACACGAAACCAACTGCTGAGGATACTTGA